One genomic window of Cricetulus griseus strain 17A/GY chromosome 3, alternate assembly CriGri-PICRH-1.0, whole genome shotgun sequence includes the following:
- the Rad9a gene encoding cell cycle checkpoint control protein RAD9A isoform X1 codes for MKCLITGGNVKVLGKAVHSLSRIGDELYLEPLKDGLSLRTVNSSRSAYACFLFVPLFFQQYQAASPGQDLLRCKILMKSFLSVFRSLAMVEKTVEKCCISLSSSNSHLVVQLHCKYGVKKTHNLSFQDCESLQAVFNPALCPHLLRAPARVLAEAVLSFPPALTEVTLGIGHGRRVILRSYQEEEADSTNKAMVTETSIGEEDFQQLHAPEGIAVTFCLKEFRGLLSFAESANLPLTVHFDVPGRPVIFTIEDSLLDSHFVLATLLEQDPCSQDLCSPNPCQPVPQKQAHSIPHLDDFTNDDIDCYMIAMETTVGSEGSRAQPSTSLPPVSQPSHDLVPPSEEEEEEAEPSTVPGTPPPKKFRSLFFGSILAPVHSPQGPSPVLAEDSDGEG; via the exons ATGAAGTGCCTGATCACCGGCGGCAACGTGAAGG TGCTGGGCAAGGCTGTCCATTCGCTATCCCGAATCGGGGACGAGCTCTATCTGGAACCCTTGAAGGACGGG CTCTCTCTAAGGACTGTGAACTCTTCCCGTTCTGCCTATGCCTGCTTCCTCTTTGTCCCGCTCTTCTTCCAGCAGTACCAGGCGGCTTCCCCTGGTCAGGACCTGCTGCGCTGTAAGATCTTGATGAAG TCCTTCCTGTCCGTCTTCCGCTCTCTGGCGATGGTGGAGAAGACTGTGGAAAAGTGCTGCATCTCCCTCAGTAGCAGCAACAGCCACCTTGTGGTCCAGCTCCACTGCAAGTATG GGGTCAAGAAAACACACAACCTCTCCTTCCAAGACTGTGAATCCCTGCAGGCTGTCTTCAACCCAGCCTTGTGCCCCCACTTGCTCCGAGCACCAGCACG GGTTCTGGCAGAGGCTGTTCTGTCTTTTCCCCCTGCACTGACTGAGGTGACACTGGGCATTGGCCATGGCCGACGGGTCATCCTGCGCAGCTaccaggaggaggaggcag ATAGCACCAACAAAGCCATGGTCACTGAGACTAGCATTGGGGAGGAGGACTTCCAGCAGTTGCATGCCCCAGAAGGGATAGCGGTCACTTTCTGCCTCAAGGAATTTCGG GGGCTCCTGAGCTTTGCAGAATCAGCAAACTTGCCTCTTACAGTCCACTTTGATGTTCCAGGCAG GCCAGTCATCTTTACCATTGAGGATTCTTTGCTGGATAGTCACTTTGTCTTGGCCACACTCTTAGAGCAAGACCCATGTTCCCAGGACCTGTGCTCCCCAAATCCCTGCCAGCCAGTGCCTCAGAAGCAGGCTCACAG CATACCCCACTTAGATGACTTTACCAATGATGACATCGACTGTTACATGATTGCCATGGAAACCACCGTGGGCAGTGAGGGCTCCCGGGCACAGCCTTCCACTTCCCTCCCACCTGTCTCCCAGCCCTCCCATGACCTTGTCCCCccctcagaggaggaggaggaggaagctgagcCCAGTACAGTGCCTGGGACTCCTCCACCTA